The following are from one region of the Coffea eugenioides isolate CCC68of chromosome 2, Ceug_1.0, whole genome shotgun sequence genome:
- the LOC113756733 gene encoding uncharacterized protein LOC113756733: MKNTAVVKSRGVAGNFVKMTDIRTKVLTFRDLLDLSPCIGSASVNELLIWTLQDLHRLYPSLKPSIPVPEIERASTDQVLRCFCDFLKSLGDSWINNGEWMVKCKYDASIKLNQNDLEAIAQSMLEDMNKLARERMFDMMDEDEQMNGYSPSETAFGKALSESYSDSKNSLSSSPATPTSVLQDMTNMLSKGTKQSYTPPLLLQLRVQAVEKLNPIDIKRLSFHMLPHAAAPDPNYPLQKCETFEGRRLELEAKHESVSKAAGTNEVNQDFEMEEDTFNVVMINSDELAIEAGKTRTTNENSVTGPAPCTPAKGDIDVVPPPTSLPKLRSNVSEKENTPQIPVEYKLPLDKIASQGSAPPPPPPPPPPQMFPKNEVLLARQCQTQLLETICPTSPPPPPIPSPIAEGSIAITPPPPPPPPLPPVTSMSTTFFPPPPPPPPPSTSNIPGSIAPPPPPPPPSSMASGNFTFPPPPPPPPMGSGKIAPPPPPPPMGAPNGGVPAPPPPMQPGMRGPPPPPPGLGGAKDPRLRKAATKLKRSSQMGNLYRLLKLKVEGGSNLDAKSSRKGKISSTSGGQQGMADALAEMTKRSAYFQQIEEDFKNHEKSIRELKVSINSFQCSDMTELHKFHKHVESILEKLTDETQVLARFEDFPTKKLEALRMAAALYSKLDTIITTLKNWQIESPVGPVIDKIEKYFSKIKQELDALERTKDEESKKFQSHKINFDFGILVRIKELMVDVSSSCMEQALKERRDAKAMENAQKGPKTECPKKRSGKMLWKAFQFAYRVYTFAGGHDDRADQLTRELASEIQTDPNH; encoded by the exons atGAAGAATACTGCAGTTGTCAAGTCCCGCGGGGTTGCAGGGAACTTTGTAAAGATGACAGATATTCGGACAAAGGTTCTGACCTTCAGGGACTTGCTTGACTTATCTCCCTGCATTGGCTCTGCTTCTGTGAATGAG CTACTGATATGGACACTGCAGGATCTCCATAGACTATATCCTTCCCTTAAACCAAGCATTCCAGTACCAGAAATAGAAAGAGCATCAACAGATCAG GTACTACGCTGCTTCTGCGATTTCCTGAAATCACTTGGAGACTCATGGATTAACAATGGTGAATGGATGGTTAAATGCAAGTATGATGCCTCTATTAAGCTGAACCAAAATGATCTGGAAGCTATTG CACAGTCCATGCTTGAAGACATGAACAAGCTAGCAAGAGAAAGGATGTTTGATATGATGGATGAGGATGAGCAGATGAATGGATATAGTCCCTCCGAGACTGCATTTGGGAAAGCTTTGTCAGAGTCCTATTCAGACAGTAAAAATTCCCTTTCCAGTTCTCCAGCTACTCCAACTTCAGTCCTTCAAGATATGACCAATATGTTATCCAAAGGCACAAAGCAATCCTATACTCCACCTCTTCTGCTTCAACTTAGAGTTCAAGCAGTTGAAAAACTGAACCCCATAGATATAAAGCGCCTGTCATTCCACATGCTTCCTCATGCAGCAGCTCCAGATCCTAATTACCCACTCCAGAAATGTGAAACATTTGAGGGACGACGGCTGGAGCTGGAAGCAAAACATGAATCTGTATCAAAAGCAGCAGGCACCAATGAGGTTAACCAAGATTTTGAAATGGAAGAGGACACTTTCAACGTAGTAATGATCAATTCAGATGAGTTGGCAATTGAAGCTGGAAAAACTAGGACTACTAATGAAAATTCGGTAACTGGGCCAGCCCCTTGCACCCCAGCAAAAGGAGATATTGATGTGGTTCCACCACCTACTTCACTCCCTAAACTGAGATCAAATGTCTCTGAAAAGGAAAATACTCCACAAATTCCAGTAGAATACAAATTACCCCTAGATAAAATAGCCTCACAAGGATcagcaccaccaccacccccacctcctcctccaccacagATGTTTCCCAAAAATGAAGTACTATTGGCACGACAATGTCAAACTCAATTATTGGAAACAATATGTCCAACatcaccaccacctccacctATACCGTCACCAATTGCTGAGGGAAGCATAGCCATCacaccacctccaccaccacctccacctcTACCACCAGTGACTTCAATGAGCACAACTTtctttcctcctcctcctcctcctccacctccATCAACTTCCAACATACCGGGAAGTAtagcaccaccaccaccacctcctccaCCTTCATCTATGGCATCAGGAAATTTCACATTTCCTCCACCACCACCCCCTCCACCCATGGGATCAGGAAAAATAGCTCCACCACCTCCACCTCCTCCTATGGGAGCACCCAATGGAGGAGTGCCAGCACCGCCACCCCCCATGCAGCCAGGAATGCGAGGTCCTCCACCTCCTCCTCCAGGGCTTGGAGGTGCCAAAGACCCGCGTCTCAGGAAAGCAGCAACCAAATTGAAGAGGTCATCCCAAATGGGAAATCTGTATCGGCTTCTCAAATTAAAGGTCGAAGGTGGGTCTAATTTAGATGCAAAATCATCAAGGAAAGGTAAAATTTCTTCCACAAGTGGAGGACAACAGGGAATGGCTGATGCACTTGCAGAAATGACAAAGAG GTCAGCATACTTCCAACAGATTGAAGAGGAtttcaaaaatcatgaaaagtcTATCAGGGAGTTGAAAGTTTCCATCAACTCATTCCAGTGTTCGGACATGACTGAACTCCATAAGTTCCACAAGCATGTGGAGTCCATCCTTGAGAAGTTAACTGATGAGACACAG GTGCTAGCAAGATTTGAAgattttccaacaaaaaaatTGGAAGCACTGAGGATGGCAGCAGCATTGTACTCCAAATTAGATACTATAATCACAACCCTTAAGAACTGGCAGATTGAGTCTCCTGTTGGCCCAGTTATTGATAAAATTGAGAAATACTTTAGCAAG ATCAAACAAGAACTGGATGCTTTGGAAAGGACTAAAGATGAAGAGTCTAAGAAATTTCAGAGTCACAAAATCAATTTCGACTTTGGCATCCTTGTACGCATTAAGGAATTGATGGTGGATGTTTCTTCAAGCTGTATGGAGCAGGCACTGAAG GAAAGAAGAGATGCAAAGGCAATGGAGAATGCACAAAAAGGACCTAAAACCGAATGTCCTAAAAAGAGATCTGGTAAAATGCTTTGGAAGGCCTTTCAGTTTGCATACCGGGTTTATACTTTTGCAGGTGGACATGATGACCGTGCTGATCAGCTGACAAGAGAACTGGCTTCTGAAATCCAGACTGATCCGAATCATTAG
- the LOC113756724 gene encoding TMV resistance protein N-like, producing MQRTASSAKKTGQLLFRYRNQILTPKQQQKPCDVFINHRGIDTKKNVAGLLYDHLKRLGVSPFLDSKNMKPGDKLFEKIDVGIHQCKVGVAVFSPNYCKSHFCLHELALMMELQKKVVPIFCNVKPSELHVMDSRTCTSENLERFSRALEEAKYTVGLTFDTSTGDWSEFLTSASDAVMKNLVEVEGDRTYWRRHKFSSS from the exons ATGCAACGTACAGCATCTTCAGCCAAGAAAACTGGCCAACTGCTTTTCAGATACCGAAATCAAATATTAACACCTAAACAGCAGCAAAAACCATGCGATGTGTTCATCAATCACCGAGGAATCGATACGAAGAAAAATGTTGCAGGATTGCTCTACGATCATCTCAAAAGACTAGGGGTAAGCCCCTTTTTGGACAGCAAGAACATGAAACCAGGTGACAAATTGTTCGAAAAAATTGACGTGGGAATTCACCAATGCAAGGTTGGAGTGGCCGTGTTTTCACCAAATTATTGCAAATCCCACTTTTGCCTGCACGAATTGGCTCTAATGATGGAGCTACAAAAGAAGGTTGTACCAATTTTTTGCAACGTAAAACCTTCTGAACTCCATGTTATGGACAGCCGTACCTGCACATCGGAGAATTTGGAGCGGTTTAGCCGGGCTCTGGAGGAGGCGAAATACACGGTTGGACTCACATTTGATACGTCAACAGG GGATTGGTCAGAATTCCTAACAAGTGCCTCAGATGCGGTAATGAAGAATTTGGTGGAGGTTGAAGGAGACCGGACGTATTGGAGGAGACACAAGTTTTCTTCTTCGTAA